A window of the Erpetoichthys calabaricus chromosome 10, fErpCal1.3, whole genome shotgun sequence genome harbors these coding sequences:
- the gpr88 gene encoding probable G-protein coupled receptor 88 gives MRNASEERLVWCEDGTGARIYLAVLYSLMCALGTPVNLLVIYLALSFKKLRTSSNAFIVNGCVADLLVCAFWMPHEVVLVSRIVPMATGHHTFKEALLFTGIVVSLLSHSLIALNRYVLITKVPATYLSVYQRRNTGGMISVAWLLPLLFLLPWLAVRQVTPVGCLPLRGPYSSRASSYGAGVLSTTILVQTTIVLYCYFRIFRKVKSSVKRVSVLNFQIVNNLPYGFHRKDKRLGFSMLAVCGVFLLTTGPFFWVCLLGLFRTMPPAAHTVTWLVFSTLFVLNPLLYTWKNEEFRKALKSTVRGSSAVVSVEPPVVVVQAVSRHGSATT, from the coding sequence ATGAGGAATGCTTCGGAGGAGCGGCTCGTGTGGTGTGAGGACGGGACGGGTGCCAGGATCTACCTGGCCGTGCTCTACTCGCTCATGTGTGCGCTGGGCACGCCGGTCAACCTGCTGGTCATCTACCTGGCGCTCTCCTTCAAGAAACTGCGCACCTCGAGCAACGCCTTCATCGTCAACGGCTGCGTGGCCGACCTGTTGGTGTGCGCTTTCTGGATGCCCCACGAGGTGGTGCTGGTGAGCCGAATCGTACCCATGGCCACTGGGCACCACACGTTCAAGGAAGCGCTGCTCTTCACTGGCATCGTGGTGTCCCTCCTGTCGCACTCCCTCATCGCCCTCAACCGCTACGTGCTCATCACCAAAGTGCCCGCCACCTACCTGTCGGTGTACCAGCGGCGGAATACCGGGGGGATGATCTCCGTCGCCTGGTTGCTGCCCCTCCTGTTCCTCCTGCCCTGGCTGGCCGTGCGACAGGTTACCCCGGTGGGCTGCCTCCCGCTGCGGGGGCCCTACTCGTCCAGAGCGAGCTCTTACGGCGCGGGGGTCCTGAGCACCACCATCCTGGTGCAGACCACCATCGTCCTCTACTGCTACTTCCGAATCTTCCGCAAAGTGAAGAGCAGCGTCAAGAGGGTCAGCGTTTTGAATTTCCAGATCGTCAACAACCTGCCGTACGGCTTCCACCGCAAAGACAAGCGCCTGGGCTTCTCCATGCTGGCCGTGTGCGGGGTCTTCCTGCTGACCACCGGGCCCTTCTTCTGGGTGTGCCTCCTGGGGCTTTTCCGGACGATGCCCCCAGCTGCCCACACCGTCACTTGGCTCGTCTTCTCCACCCTCTTCGTCTTGAACCCTCTCCTCTACACGTGGAAGAACGAGGAGTTCCGCAAGGCGCTAAAAAGCACCGTGAGGGGCTCGTCCGCCGTGGTCAGCGTGGAGCCGCCGGTGGTCGTGGTGCAGGCGGTGTCCCGGCACGGCAGCGCGACCACCTGA